From a single Capsicum annuum cultivar UCD-10X-F1 chromosome 12, UCD10Xv1.1, whole genome shotgun sequence genomic region:
- the LOC107851684 gene encoding vetispiradiene synthase 3 isoform X1: MATITSLKGNHIWPRIAMHRRTNFVGKPAALVFGKRPIQARVKLHLDVSTVVSLNVDHQDEVGRPKTNFAPCMWGDTFSYCTILLDNQVIEENIEEIKTLKEEVWHRIMSSEKDIIEKMSLIDTLERLGISYHFEEEIEDQLSNMFDLNVIHEEDDLYNVALYFRLFRQHGYPISSDHFNQFKDNNGKFKEALLTDAKGLLSLYEAAYVRKHGDDILDEALIFAKSHLERITPILESTLEKQVTHALMQPLHKGLPRIEAHFNISIYEECGSRNDKLLRFAKLDYNLLQLLHKKELSELTLWWKDLKLVSELPYIRDRIVECFLCAIGVYFEPQYSQARIMLTKCIVMLSVLDDTYDSYGTLDELLLFTKAVERWDLSEIDRLPSYMKTIYSTLLNLFKDYDIEVKELNTFNGVCYVKEAKVTIGSNHGNSRRQKCRMKETVRSYYIEAKWFIKGNVPLFEEYLNNALITGAFYLLVPASLLGMRSTSKASFDWILNKPKILLASAIVGRVVDDIASYKVEKERGQLVTGIECYMKEHNLSIEEVNEKLFKLVENAWKALNKELIKPTSMSAEVQMRIVNFTRIPDVVYKNNQDGYSDPKYNLKPLVESLLVHPIHM, from the exons ATGGCAACAATTACATCATTGAAAGGAAACCACATATGGCCGAGAATAGCAATGCATCGGAGAACAAATTTTGTTGGAAAACCAGCTGCTCTTGTTTTTGGCAAACGCCCTATCCAAGCACGTGTCAAACTGCATTTAGACG TGTCAACAGTTGTTTCATTGAACGTAGACCACCAAGACGAAGTTGGTCGCCCTAAGACAAATTTTGCACCTTGTATGTGGGGAGATACATTTAGCTATTGTACAATATTATTGGATAATCAG GTTATCGAGGAAAACATCGAAGAGATAAAGACTTTGAAAGAAGAAGTGTGGCACAGGATAATGAGTAGTGAAAAGGACATTATAGAGAAAATGTCATTGATTGACACCCTTGAACGGCTTGGTATTTCATATCATTTTGAGGAGGAGATTGAAGATCAACTAAGCAATATGTTTGATCTAAATGTCATCCATGAAGAGGATGATCTATATAACGTTGCCTTATATTTTCGATTGTTTAGACAACATGGCTATCCAATCTCTTCTG ATCATTTCAATCAATTTAAGGACAACAATGGAAAATTCAAGGAAGCTCTGCTTACAGATGCGAAAGGTTTGCTAAGTCTATATGAAGCAGCATATGTGAGAAAACATGGGGATGACATATTAGATGAGGCCCTTATCTTTGCAAAATCCCATTTGGAGAGGATAACACCTATCTTAGAATCAACTCTTGAGAAACAAGTGACACATGCCCTTATGCAACCTCTTCATAAAGGTCTCCCAAGAATTGAAGCACATTTTAATATTTCAATATATGAAGAATGTGGATCAAGAAACGATAAGCTACTAAGATTTGCCAAACTAGATTACAATTTATTGCAACTGCTACATAAGAAAGAGCTTAGTGAACTCACGCT GTGGTGGAAAGACTTGAAACTTGTGTCTGAGCTTCCATATATTAGAGACAGAATAGTGGAATGCTTCTTATGTGCCATAGGCGTATATTTTGAACCTCAATACTCTCAAGCTAGAATTATGCTTACAAAATGCATTGTCATGCTTTCAGTACTTGATGATACGTATGACTCATATGGTACTCTTGATGAATTGCTTTTGTTCACTAAAGCTGTGGAACG GTGGGATTTAAGTGAAATTGATCGACTCCCAAGCTATATGAAAACGATATACAGtactcttctcaatctttttaaagattatgatattgaaGTAAAGGAGTTGAATACATTTAATGGAGTTTGTTATGTCAAAGAAGCG AAGGTGACCATAGGTTCAAATCATGGAAACAGCCGCCGGCAGAAATGTAGG ATGAAAGAAACCGTGAGGAGTTACTATATTGAAGCAAAATGGTTCATCAAAGGAAATGTGCCATTATTTGAAGAGTACCTCAACAATGCATTGATCACAGGAGCTTTTTACTTACTTGTACCAGCATCACTATTAGGCATGAGATCAACTTCAAAGGCATCGTTTGATTGGATATTGAATAAACCAAAAATCCTTTTGGCTTCTGCAATTGTTGGTCGAGTTGTTGATGACATAGCTTCTTACAAG GTTGAGAAAGAAAGAGGACAACTTGTCACAGGAATAGAATGCTATATGAAGGAGCACAATTTATCAATTGAAGAAGTGAATGAAAAACTTTTTAAATTAGTCGAGAATGCATGGAAGGCTTTAAACAAAGAGCTCATCAAGCCTACTTCTATGTCAGCTGAAGTACAGATGCGTATCGTCAACTTCACACGTATACCCGATGTTGTTTACAAGAATAATCAGGATGGGTATAGTGatccaaaatataatttgaaaccATTGGTTGAATCCTTACTTGTCCATCCAATCCACATGTAG
- the LOC107850000 gene encoding vetispiradiene synthase 2-like, translated as MTSLVGNANQKDGNFRPEANFSPSLWGNIFSCSTMNNQILEKTIEEIETLKEEVKHMIISTTTNDIEEKIHLIDTLERLGIYYHFEKEIEDQLSRMFDQTVIHEEHDLYKVALYFRLFRQHGYPISSDYFNQFKDSNGKFKETLLTDAKGMLSLYEAAHVRKHGDDILDEALILAKSHLERITPILDSILEKQVTHALMQSLHRGIPRAEAHFNISIYEECGSRNEKILRLAKLDYNMLQVLHKEELSELTLWWKDLDFASKLSYVRDRMVECFFWAVGVYFEPQYSRARVMLAKCIAMISVIDDTYDSYGTLNELVVFTEAVDRWDVSEVGKLPKYMKTIYTSLLDLFKEYESEIKEQDRFNGVSYVKKAMKEIVRSYCIEAEWFLKGKIPSFKEYLTNALITGTYYLLAPASLLGMRSASKEAFDWIMSKPQILVASAIIGRVIDDVATYKIEKEKGQLVTGLECYMQENNLSVEEASADLSEIAENAWKDLNNECIKPTSVPTEILMRVVNLTRLIDVVYKNNQDGYSDPKNNVKSVIEALLINPINM; from the exons ATGACTTCATTGGTTGGAAATGCGAACCAAAAAGATGGGAATTTTCGCCCAGAGGCTAACTTTTCTCCTAGTTTATGGGGAAATATATTTAGCTGCTCTACTATGAATAATCAG ATATTGGAGAAAACAATTGAGGAGATTGAGACTTTGAAAGAAGAAGTCAAGCATATGATAATAAGTACTACTACCAATGACATAGAAGAAAAAATTCATTTGATTGACACTCTTGAACGTCTTGGTATTTATTATCACTTTGAGAAGGAGATTGAAGATCAACTAAGCAGGATGTTTGATCAAACTGTCATCCATGAAGAGCATGATCTATACAAGGTTGCATTATATTTTCGATTGTTTAGGCAACATGGCTATCCAATCTCTTCTG ATTATTTCAACCAATTCAAGGACAGTAATGGAAAATTCAAGGAAACTCTTCTAACAGATGCAAAGGGTATGCTAAGTTTGTATGAAGCAGCACATGTTAGAAAACATGGGGATGACATATTAGATGAGGCACTTATCCTTGCAAAATCCCATTTGGAGAGGATAACACCTATCTTAGACTCTATTCTTGAGAAACAAGTAACACATGCCCTTATGCAATCTCTTCATAGAGGCATCCCAAGAGCTGAAGCACATTTTAATATTTCAATATACGAAGAATGTGGATCAAGAAATGAAAAGATACTAAGGCTAGCCAAACTAGATTACAATATGTTGCAAGTGCTACACAAGGAAGAGCTTAGTGAACTCACACT GTGGTGGAAAGATTTGGATTTCGCGTCTAAACTTTCTTATGTCAGAGACAGAATGGTGGAATGCTTTTTTTGGGCAGTGGGCGTGTACTTTGAACCTCAATACTCTCGTGCTCGAGTTATGCTTGCAAAATGCATAGCTATGATTTCAGTAATTGATGATACATATGACTCTTATGGAACTCTTAATGAACTAGTTGTTTTCACAGAAGCAGTAGACAG ATGGGATGTAAGTGAAGTTGGTAAACTTCCAAAATATATGAAAACGATATATACATCTCTTCTCGACCTCTTCAAAGAGTATGAGAGCGAAATCAAAGAACAAGATAGATTCAATGGAGTTTCTTATGTCAAAAAGGCG ATGAAAGAAATCGTGAGGAGTTACTGCATTGAAGCAGAATGGTTCCTCAAAGGAAAAATTCCATCGTTTAAAGAGTACTTAACCAATGCGTTGATCACTGGAACTTATTACCTACTTGCACCAGCATCATTATTGGGCATGAGGTCTGCATCAAAGGAAGCATTCGATTGGATAATGAGCAAACCACAAATTCTTGTGGCTTCTGCAATAATTGGTCGAGTTATTGATGACGTAGCCACATATAAG ATTGAGAAAGAAAAAGGACAACTTGTCACAGGATTAGAATGTTATATGCAAGAGAACAACTTATCCGTGGAAGAAGCGAGTGCAGATCTTTCTGAAATAGCTGAAAATGCATGGAAGGATTTGAACAACGAGTGCATTAAGCCTACTTCAGTGCCAACTGAAATCTTAATGCGTGTTGTGAACCTCACACGTCTTATTGATGTTGTTTACAAGAACAACCAAGATGGATATAGTGATCCAAAGAACAACGTGAAATCTGTGATTGAAGCTTTACTCATCAATCCCATCAATATGTAA
- the LOC107851684 gene encoding vetispiradiene synthase 3 isoform X3 — protein sequence MATITSLKGNHIWPRIAMHRRTNFVGKPAALVFGKRPIQARVKLHLDVVSLNVDHQDEVGRPKTNFAPCMWGDTFSYCTILLDNQVIEENIEEIKTLKEEVWHRIMSSEKDIIEKMSLIDTLERLGISYHFEEEIEDQLSNMFDLNVIHEEDDLYNVALYFRLFRQHGYPISSDHFNQFKDNNGKFKEALLTDAKGLLSLYEAAYVRKHGDDILDEALIFAKSHLERITPILESTLEKQVTHALMQPLHKGLPRIEAHFNISIYEECGSRNDKLLRFAKLDYNLLQLLHKKELSELTLWWKDLKLVSELPYIRDRIVECFLCAIGVYFEPQYSQARIMLTKCIVMLSVLDDTYDSYGTLDELLLFTKAVERWDLSEIDRLPSYMKTIYSTLLNLFKDYDIEVKELNTFNGVCYVKEAMKETVRSYYIEAKWFIKGNVPLFEEYLNNALITGAFYLLVPASLLGMRSTSKASFDWILNKPKILLASAIVGRVVDDIASYKVEKERGQLVTGIECYMKEHNLSIEEVNEKLFKLVENAWKALNKELIKPTSMSAEVQMRIVNFTRIPDVVYKNNQDGYSDPKYNLKPLVESLLVHPIHM from the exons ATGGCAACAATTACATCATTGAAAGGAAACCACATATGGCCGAGAATAGCAATGCATCGGAGAACAAATTTTGTTGGAAAACCAGCTGCTCTTGTTTTTGGCAAACGCCCTATCCAAGCACGTGTCAAACTGCATTTAGACG TTGTTTCATTGAACGTAGACCACCAAGACGAAGTTGGTCGCCCTAAGACAAATTTTGCACCTTGTATGTGGGGAGATACATTTAGCTATTGTACAATATTATTGGATAATCAG GTTATCGAGGAAAACATCGAAGAGATAAAGACTTTGAAAGAAGAAGTGTGGCACAGGATAATGAGTAGTGAAAAGGACATTATAGAGAAAATGTCATTGATTGACACCCTTGAACGGCTTGGTATTTCATATCATTTTGAGGAGGAGATTGAAGATCAACTAAGCAATATGTTTGATCTAAATGTCATCCATGAAGAGGATGATCTATATAACGTTGCCTTATATTTTCGATTGTTTAGACAACATGGCTATCCAATCTCTTCTG ATCATTTCAATCAATTTAAGGACAACAATGGAAAATTCAAGGAAGCTCTGCTTACAGATGCGAAAGGTTTGCTAAGTCTATATGAAGCAGCATATGTGAGAAAACATGGGGATGACATATTAGATGAGGCCCTTATCTTTGCAAAATCCCATTTGGAGAGGATAACACCTATCTTAGAATCAACTCTTGAGAAACAAGTGACACATGCCCTTATGCAACCTCTTCATAAAGGTCTCCCAAGAATTGAAGCACATTTTAATATTTCAATATATGAAGAATGTGGATCAAGAAACGATAAGCTACTAAGATTTGCCAAACTAGATTACAATTTATTGCAACTGCTACATAAGAAAGAGCTTAGTGAACTCACGCT GTGGTGGAAAGACTTGAAACTTGTGTCTGAGCTTCCATATATTAGAGACAGAATAGTGGAATGCTTCTTATGTGCCATAGGCGTATATTTTGAACCTCAATACTCTCAAGCTAGAATTATGCTTACAAAATGCATTGTCATGCTTTCAGTACTTGATGATACGTATGACTCATATGGTACTCTTGATGAATTGCTTTTGTTCACTAAAGCTGTGGAACG GTGGGATTTAAGTGAAATTGATCGACTCCCAAGCTATATGAAAACGATATACAGtactcttctcaatctttttaaagattatgatattgaaGTAAAGGAGTTGAATACATTTAATGGAGTTTGTTATGTCAAAGAAGCG ATGAAAGAAACCGTGAGGAGTTACTATATTGAAGCAAAATGGTTCATCAAAGGAAATGTGCCATTATTTGAAGAGTACCTCAACAATGCATTGATCACAGGAGCTTTTTACTTACTTGTACCAGCATCACTATTAGGCATGAGATCAACTTCAAAGGCATCGTTTGATTGGATATTGAATAAACCAAAAATCCTTTTGGCTTCTGCAATTGTTGGTCGAGTTGTTGATGACATAGCTTCTTACAAG GTTGAGAAAGAAAGAGGACAACTTGTCACAGGAATAGAATGCTATATGAAGGAGCACAATTTATCAATTGAAGAAGTGAATGAAAAACTTTTTAAATTAGTCGAGAATGCATGGAAGGCTTTAAACAAAGAGCTCATCAAGCCTACTTCTATGTCAGCTGAAGTACAGATGCGTATCGTCAACTTCACACGTATACCCGATGTTGTTTACAAGAATAATCAGGATGGGTATAGTGatccaaaatataatttgaaaccATTGGTTGAATCCTTACTTGTCCATCCAATCCACATGTAG
- the LOC107851684 gene encoding vetispiradiene synthase 3 isoform X2, with amino-acid sequence MATITSLKGNHIWPRIAMHRRTNFVGKPAALVFGKRPIQARVKLHLDVSTVVSLNVDHQDEVGRPKTNFAPCMWGDTFSYCTILLDNQVIEENIEEIKTLKEEVWHRIMSSEKDIIEKMSLIDTLERLGISYHFEEEIEDQLSNMFDLNVIHEEDDLYNVALYFRLFRQHGYPISSDHFNQFKDNNGKFKEALLTDAKGLLSLYEAAYVRKHGDDILDEALIFAKSHLERITPILESTLEKQVTHALMQPLHKGLPRIEAHFNISIYEECGSRNDKLLRFAKLDYNLLQLLHKKELSELTLWWKDLKLVSELPYIRDRIVECFLCAIGVYFEPQYSQARIMLTKCIVMLSVLDDTYDSYGTLDELLLFTKAVERWDLSEIDRLPSYMKTIYSTLLNLFKDYDIEVKELNTFNGVCYVKEAMKETVRSYYIEAKWFIKGNVPLFEEYLNNALITGAFYLLVPASLLGMRSTSKASFDWILNKPKILLASAIVGRVVDDIASYKVEKERGQLVTGIECYMKEHNLSIEEVNEKLFKLVENAWKALNKELIKPTSMSAEVQMRIVNFTRIPDVVYKNNQDGYSDPKYNLKPLVESLLVHPIHM; translated from the exons ATGGCAACAATTACATCATTGAAAGGAAACCACATATGGCCGAGAATAGCAATGCATCGGAGAACAAATTTTGTTGGAAAACCAGCTGCTCTTGTTTTTGGCAAACGCCCTATCCAAGCACGTGTCAAACTGCATTTAGACG TGTCAACAGTTGTTTCATTGAACGTAGACCACCAAGACGAAGTTGGTCGCCCTAAGACAAATTTTGCACCTTGTATGTGGGGAGATACATTTAGCTATTGTACAATATTATTGGATAATCAG GTTATCGAGGAAAACATCGAAGAGATAAAGACTTTGAAAGAAGAAGTGTGGCACAGGATAATGAGTAGTGAAAAGGACATTATAGAGAAAATGTCATTGATTGACACCCTTGAACGGCTTGGTATTTCATATCATTTTGAGGAGGAGATTGAAGATCAACTAAGCAATATGTTTGATCTAAATGTCATCCATGAAGAGGATGATCTATATAACGTTGCCTTATATTTTCGATTGTTTAGACAACATGGCTATCCAATCTCTTCTG ATCATTTCAATCAATTTAAGGACAACAATGGAAAATTCAAGGAAGCTCTGCTTACAGATGCGAAAGGTTTGCTAAGTCTATATGAAGCAGCATATGTGAGAAAACATGGGGATGACATATTAGATGAGGCCCTTATCTTTGCAAAATCCCATTTGGAGAGGATAACACCTATCTTAGAATCAACTCTTGAGAAACAAGTGACACATGCCCTTATGCAACCTCTTCATAAAGGTCTCCCAAGAATTGAAGCACATTTTAATATTTCAATATATGAAGAATGTGGATCAAGAAACGATAAGCTACTAAGATTTGCCAAACTAGATTACAATTTATTGCAACTGCTACATAAGAAAGAGCTTAGTGAACTCACGCT GTGGTGGAAAGACTTGAAACTTGTGTCTGAGCTTCCATATATTAGAGACAGAATAGTGGAATGCTTCTTATGTGCCATAGGCGTATATTTTGAACCTCAATACTCTCAAGCTAGAATTATGCTTACAAAATGCATTGTCATGCTTTCAGTACTTGATGATACGTATGACTCATATGGTACTCTTGATGAATTGCTTTTGTTCACTAAAGCTGTGGAACG GTGGGATTTAAGTGAAATTGATCGACTCCCAAGCTATATGAAAACGATATACAGtactcttctcaatctttttaaagattatgatattgaaGTAAAGGAGTTGAATACATTTAATGGAGTTTGTTATGTCAAAGAAGCG ATGAAAGAAACCGTGAGGAGTTACTATATTGAAGCAAAATGGTTCATCAAAGGAAATGTGCCATTATTTGAAGAGTACCTCAACAATGCATTGATCACAGGAGCTTTTTACTTACTTGTACCAGCATCACTATTAGGCATGAGATCAACTTCAAAGGCATCGTTTGATTGGATATTGAATAAACCAAAAATCCTTTTGGCTTCTGCAATTGTTGGTCGAGTTGTTGATGACATAGCTTCTTACAAG GTTGAGAAAGAAAGAGGACAACTTGTCACAGGAATAGAATGCTATATGAAGGAGCACAATTTATCAATTGAAGAAGTGAATGAAAAACTTTTTAAATTAGTCGAGAATGCATGGAAGGCTTTAAACAAAGAGCTCATCAAGCCTACTTCTATGTCAGCTGAAGTACAGATGCGTATCGTCAACTTCACACGTATACCCGATGTTGTTTACAAGAATAATCAGGATGGGTATAGTGatccaaaatataatttgaaaccATTGGTTGAATCCTTACTTGTCCATCCAATCCACATGTAG